A genomic stretch from Nocardia wallacei includes:
- a CDS encoding TetR/AcrR family transcriptional regulator, with the protein MTDDSAVEQARQLLQLLWRESLPRRPGARGPKPGVSVDEVVRAGVAIADREGYDKVSIRAVAAELGLGPMSLYTYVPSKEALVILMVDAVAAEDPPIDPALPVRDRMAAIARVVRAELIAHPWLLEVPPWRLVLGPGRLRRYERQLAALDGTGLPDVELDRVIAVLSEFATGNARMAVAARRSAREMSDAQWWEVHGPLLTQVMPATEFPLSARVGATVGEQYQAPGDPDGAFEYGLDRLLTGIESTLPR; encoded by the coding sequence GTGACCGACGATTCGGCCGTCGAGCAGGCAAGACAGCTGCTGCAGCTGCTGTGGCGGGAGTCGCTGCCGCGCCGCCCCGGCGCACGCGGCCCCAAGCCGGGCGTCAGCGTCGACGAGGTGGTGCGCGCCGGGGTGGCGATCGCCGACCGCGAGGGCTACGACAAGGTGTCCATCCGCGCGGTCGCCGCCGAACTGGGGCTCGGGCCGATGAGCCTGTACACCTACGTGCCCAGCAAGGAAGCGTTGGTCATCCTGATGGTCGACGCGGTCGCCGCCGAGGATCCGCCGATCGATCCGGCCCTGCCCGTGCGAGACCGCATGGCAGCGATCGCGCGCGTCGTCCGCGCCGAGCTGATCGCCCACCCGTGGCTGCTCGAGGTACCGCCGTGGCGACTGGTCCTGGGCCCGGGCCGGCTGCGTCGCTATGAACGTCAGCTGGCCGCGCTGGACGGCACCGGTCTGCCGGATGTGGAACTGGATCGCGTGATCGCGGTGCTGTCGGAATTCGCCACCGGCAATGCCCGCATGGCGGTCGCGGCCCGGCGCAGCGCCCGCGAGATGAGCGACGCGCAGTGGTGGGAAGTGCACGGCCCCTTGCTGACCCAGGTGATGCCCGCCACCGAATTCCCGCTGTCGGCGCGCGTCGGGGCGACGGTCGGCGAGCAGTACCAGGCACCGGGCGACCCGGACGGAGCGTTCGAGTACGGGCTGGACCGGCTGCTCACCGGTATCGAGTCCACCTTGCCGCGCTGA
- a CDS encoding DUF7455 domain-containing protein: MPGTLTSTPLTAVDRCDRCGAAARVRAILPGGGELLFCQHHANEHMDRLRELEAVIDTESAPAL; this comes from the coding sequence ATGCCAGGAACACTGACTAGCACCCCACTGACCGCGGTCGATCGTTGCGACCGCTGCGGGGCGGCCGCGCGCGTGCGCGCGATCCTTCCCGGTGGTGGCGAGTTGCTCTTCTGCCAGCATCACGCCAATGAGCACATGGACCGTCTCCGTGAGCTCGAAGCCGTGATCGACACAGAGTCGGCACCGGCGCTGTAA
- a CDS encoding DUF952 domain-containing protein, with amino-acid sequence MDADDPRNAKAGTLVHLCTRAEWDADRAAGERRPASLEDAGFVHLSTPEQVHLPADRLFAGRRDVVLLWLDPGRLDAPVRWEPGVPSDPASMRFPHLYGPLPAAAVTAVTEYLPGPDGRFGAPPRPPA; translated from the coding sequence ATGGACGCCGACGACCCTCGAAATGCCAAGGCGGGCACCCTCGTTCACCTGTGCACCCGCGCCGAATGGGATGCCGACCGGGCGGCGGGGGAGCGCCGCCCGGCCTCGCTGGAGGATGCGGGTTTCGTGCATCTGTCCACGCCGGAACAGGTGCACCTGCCCGCCGACCGGTTGTTCGCCGGTCGGCGGGATGTGGTGTTGCTGTGGCTGGATCCGGGCCGCCTCGACGCGCCCGTGCGATGGGAGCCCGGCGTGCCCTCCGATCCGGCCTCGATGCGCTTTCCGCATCTGTACGGACCGCTGCCCGCGGCGGCGGTGACGGCCGTGACCGAGTACCTGCCGGGACCGGACGGCCGCTTCGGCGCGCCGCCGCGGCCACCCGCCTGA
- a CDS encoding cation:proton antiporter regulatory subunit codes for MNVDVTALPGIGVRKDFEVRSGRRVGVVAHRDGGLDLIISKQDDPDACAAQVPLTTDEAAALANLLGAPQLVEKLNADHRDMPGIITRQLPIGERSPYQGRMLGETRMRTRTKASIVAAMRAGQVHPSPGPDFVLSAGDLLVVVGTPDGLDAALAILTDG; via the coding sequence GTGAACGTCGACGTGACAGCCCTGCCCGGCATCGGGGTACGCAAGGACTTCGAGGTGCGATCGGGCCGCCGGGTCGGCGTCGTCGCGCACCGGGACGGTGGCCTGGACCTGATCATCTCCAAGCAGGACGATCCGGACGCCTGCGCCGCCCAGGTGCCCCTCACCACCGACGAAGCCGCCGCCCTGGCGAACCTGCTCGGCGCGCCGCAACTCGTGGAGAAGCTCAACGCCGATCACCGCGACATGCCGGGCATCATCACCCGGCAGTTGCCGATCGGGGAGCGGTCGCCGTACCAGGGCCGGATGCTGGGTGAGACGCGGATGCGCACCCGCACCAAGGCCTCGATCGTCGCGGCGATGCGAGCCGGGCAGGTGCATCCGTCACCGGGGCCGGACTTCGTACTCTCCGCCGGTGACCTGCTGGTCGTCGTCGGCACCCCCGACGGTCTGGACGCGGCCCTGGCGATCTTGACCGACGGGTGA
- a CDS encoding cation:proton antiporter has product MGSTALALIQLGSILFVLGVLGRVAGRFGMSPIPLYLLGGLAFGDGGVIRLESAAEFGHVAGEIGVVLLLLLLGLEYTAPELVTGLRRSWAAGLFDIVANATPGVVVALLLGWGVVGAVTMGGVTYISSSGIAAKVLNDLGRLGNRETPVVLSILVFEDLTMAVYLPLLTTLLAGVGYLAGLRSLAIALLAIACVLVVALRYGRFVSAIVDSADKEVFLLKLFGAALLVAGLASALNVSAAVGAFLLGIAISGSTAQNAAKLLEPLRDLFAAIFFVAFGLNTDPRAIPPVLGWAVLLAVVSVLTKVATGWLASARLGIRRMGRARAGAALVARGEFSIVIAGLAVTVGAVDGELAALASAYVFLMAVLGPIAARVVEPAVGLLQRSFRRAPAGG; this is encoded by the coding sequence GTGGGCTCCACCGCGCTCGCGCTGATCCAGCTCGGTTCGATCCTGTTCGTTCTCGGAGTGCTCGGGCGGGTGGCCGGACGGTTCGGAATGTCCCCGATCCCGCTGTATCTGCTGGGCGGTCTGGCCTTCGGCGACGGTGGGGTCATCCGACTGGAGTCGGCGGCCGAATTCGGCCATGTCGCCGGCGAGATCGGTGTGGTGCTGCTGCTGTTGCTGCTCGGCCTGGAGTACACCGCCCCGGAGCTGGTGACCGGGTTGCGCCGCTCCTGGGCGGCGGGCCTGTTCGACATCGTCGCCAACGCGACCCCCGGCGTGGTGGTGGCGCTGTTGCTGGGCTGGGGTGTGGTCGGCGCGGTGACCATGGGCGGTGTCACCTACATCTCCTCCTCCGGGATCGCGGCCAAGGTGCTCAACGACCTGGGGCGGCTGGGCAACCGGGAGACGCCGGTGGTGCTGTCGATCCTGGTGTTCGAGGATCTGACGATGGCGGTGTATCTGCCGCTGCTCACCACGCTGCTGGCCGGGGTGGGCTACCTGGCGGGGCTGCGGTCGCTGGCGATCGCGCTGCTGGCCATCGCCTGCGTGCTGGTGGTGGCGCTGCGCTACGGCCGGTTCGTGTCGGCGATCGTGGATTCCGCCGACAAAGAGGTCTTCCTGCTCAAGCTGTTCGGTGCCGCGCTGCTGGTGGCGGGGCTGGCGTCGGCGCTGAACGTGTCGGCGGCGGTCGGCGCGTTCCTGCTCGGCATCGCCATCTCCGGGTCGACCGCGCAGAATGCGGCCAAGCTGCTGGAGCCGCTGCGCGATCTGTTCGCGGCGATCTTCTTCGTGGCGTTCGGGCTCAACACCGATCCGCGGGCCATCCCGCCGGTGCTGGGCTGGGCGGTGCTGCTGGCCGTGGTGTCCGTATTGACCAAGGTGGCGACCGGCTGGCTGGCGTCGGCGCGGCTGGGGATCCGGCGGATGGGCCGGGCGCGCGCCGGGGCCGCGCTGGTGGCGCGGGGCGAGTTCTCCATCGTCATCGCGGGCCTGGCGGTGACGGTGGGCGCGGTGGACGGTGAGCTGGCGGCGCTGGCCTCGGCCTACGTCTTTCTGATGGCCGTGCTGGGGCCGATCGCCGCGCGGGTCGTCGAGCCCGCGGTGGGGCTGCTGCAACGGTCGTTTCGCCGCGCGCCCGCGGGCGGTTGA
- a CDS encoding rhomboid-like protein: MPASVLRHYRSPWTRTVDLEHGVRAVRVWWHGNLRVFRAARAAHDHLGGAPAACAYAFTLFVTWWTLRGISDIAGHRLILSASTNLHNMRHDPVQVLVASAFWTEGGFPWTIVLGFLTVMAWAERWLGTVRWVLIFALGHVGATLITVTGTAYAVDHRLLPLKVAVVSDVGASYGFSAVLAALAYHLSGTARLVWAGGLVAWFGLLAWRGRTFTDYGHLTAVLIGLLAGAMALTVARRLERRAGRQRDTTSETAAGQANSA, from the coding sequence GTGCCTGCTTCCGTCCTGCGCCACTATCGCTCGCCGTGGACCCGGACCGTCGACCTCGAGCACGGGGTGCGGGCGGTGCGGGTGTGGTGGCACGGCAATCTCCGGGTGTTCCGGGCGGCGCGGGCGGCGCACGATCATCTCGGTGGCGCTCCGGCCGCCTGCGCGTACGCGTTCACGCTGTTCGTGACCTGGTGGACGCTGCGGGGTATCAGCGATATCGCCGGGCACCGCCTGATCCTGTCGGCGTCGACCAATCTGCACAACATGCGCCACGACCCCGTGCAGGTGCTGGTCGCCTCGGCGTTCTGGACCGAGGGCGGCTTCCCGTGGACGATCGTGCTCGGTTTCCTCACCGTGATGGCCTGGGCCGAACGCTGGCTGGGCACCGTGCGCTGGGTGCTGATCTTCGCCCTGGGACACGTCGGCGCGACGCTGATCACCGTCACGGGCACCGCCTACGCCGTCGATCACCGGCTGCTCCCGCTGAAGGTGGCGGTGGTCTCTGATGTCGGTGCGTCCTATGGCTTCTCGGCCGTCTTGGCGGCGCTCGCGTACCATTTGTCCGGCACGGCGCGGCTGGTGTGGGCGGGCGGGCTGGTGGCCTGGTTCGGGCTGCTGGCATGGCGCGGGCGGACTTTCACCGACTACGGGCATCTGACCGCCGTGCTGATCGGGCTGCTCGCCGGGGCGATGGCGCTCACGGTCGCGCGCCGACTGGAACGGCGGGCCGGGAGACAGCGCGACACCACATCCGAAACCGCGGCGGGTCAGGCGAATTCGGCCTGA
- a CDS encoding ethanolamine ammonia-lyase subunit EutB — protein sequence MTIYRQSLGGTGYAFDGLVELLAKATPRRSGDELAGCAARSDAERAAAQWALAEVPLREFLTEPVVPYETDEVTRLIIDTHDRAAFAPIAQLSVGGLRDWLLSAAARADTAALTAVSPGLTPEMVAAVSKLMRNQDLIAVARAMRVRSGFRTTIGLPGTLATRLQPNHPTDDPRGIAAAVLDGLLLGCGDAVIGVNPATDSPSATADLLRLLDEVRLRYDIPTQSCVLAHVTTTLDLIASGAPVDLVFQSIAGTEGANSGFGVNISLLREAAEAGRSLRRGTVGDNVMYFETGQGSALSAGAHLGTGGKPVDQQTLEVRAYGVARALDPLLVNTVVGFIGPEYLYDGKQIIRAGLEDHCCGKLLGLPMGVDVCYTNHAEADSDDMDTLLTLLGAAGAAFVIAVPGADDVMLGYQSLSFHDALYARAVLGLDPAPEFAAWLDRLGLRDADGRIREVPPLSSPLHALAES from the coding sequence GTGACGATATACCGCCAGAGTCTGGGTGGCACCGGCTATGCGTTCGATGGACTGGTGGAGCTGCTGGCCAAGGCCACCCCGCGGCGCAGTGGCGATGAACTGGCCGGATGCGCGGCGCGGTCGGACGCCGAGCGGGCCGCCGCGCAGTGGGCGCTGGCCGAGGTGCCGCTGCGCGAGTTCCTGACCGAGCCGGTGGTGCCCTACGAGACCGACGAGGTCACCCGATTGATCATCGACACCCACGACCGGGCCGCGTTCGCGCCGATCGCGCAGCTGAGCGTGGGCGGGCTGCGGGACTGGTTGCTGTCGGCGGCGGCGCGGGCCGACACGGCCGCACTGACCGCGGTGTCGCCGGGCCTGACTCCCGAAATGGTCGCCGCGGTCAGCAAACTCATGCGCAACCAGGACCTGATCGCGGTGGCGCGGGCAATGCGGGTGCGCTCCGGATTCCGCACCACCATCGGACTCCCCGGCACCCTCGCCACCCGATTGCAGCCCAACCATCCCACCGACGACCCACGCGGGATCGCCGCGGCCGTATTGGACGGACTACTACTGGGCTGCGGCGATGCGGTCATCGGAGTGAACCCGGCCACCGATTCGCCCAGCGCCACAGCGGATCTGCTGCGCCTGCTGGACGAGGTGCGCCTGCGCTACGACATTCCCACCCAGTCCTGCGTGCTCGCCCATGTCACGACCACGCTCGACCTGATCGCCTCCGGCGCGCCGGTGGATCTGGTGTTCCAATCGATCGCGGGCACCGAGGGCGCCAATTCGGGCTTCGGCGTGAACATCTCGCTGCTGCGCGAGGCCGCCGAGGCGGGCCGGTCGCTGCGGCGCGGCACCGTCGGCGACAACGTGATGTACTTCGAGACCGGGCAGGGTTCGGCGCTGAGCGCGGGTGCGCACCTGGGCACCGGCGGCAAGCCGGTCGACCAGCAGACCTTGGAGGTCAGAGCGTACGGCGTCGCGCGCGCGTTGGATCCGCTGCTGGTGAACACGGTGGTGGGTTTCATCGGTCCCGAATACCTCTACGACGGCAAGCAGATCATCCGCGCGGGTCTCGAGGACCACTGCTGCGGCAAGCTGCTCGGCCTGCCGATGGGTGTCGACGTCTGCTACACCAACCACGCCGAGGCCGACTCCGACGACATGGATACGCTGCTGACCCTGCTGGGCGCCGCGGGCGCCGCCTTCGTCATCGCCGTGCCCGGCGCCGACGACGTTATGCTCGGCTACCAGAGCCTGAGCTTCCACGACGCGCTGTACGCCCGCGCGGTCCTCGGTCTCGACCCCGCACCGGAATTCGCGGCCTGGCTCGACCGGCTCGGCCTGCGCGACGCCGACGGCCGCATCCGCGAGGTACCACCACTGTCCTCGCCCCTGCACGCGCTCGCGGAGTCGTGA
- the eutC gene encoding ethanolamine ammonia-lyase subunit EutC, with translation MEGDGVQGFWDELRGLTQARIGLGRAGDALPTRRVLEFAAAHAAARDAVHAPLDVASLTTAVAELGLGRPAHVRSRATDRSEYLRRPDLGRLPETDLAQALSPDGADIAVVLADGLSARAVHEHGPAVLAALKDELAQRYRLSPPVIATQARVALGDHIGQALRADTVLVLIGERPGLSVADSLGVYLTHRPRPGRADSQRNCVSNIHPPEGLGYAAAAQVVAGLVAGARRLGGSGVRLKDTSARAEVDGTAGRIIDS, from the coding sequence GTGGAAGGGGATGGGGTGCAGGGGTTCTGGGATGAGCTTCGGGGACTGACGCAGGCTCGGATCGGGTTGGGGCGGGCGGGGGATGCGTTGCCTACGCGGCGGGTGCTGGAGTTCGCGGCCGCGCATGCCGCGGCGCGCGACGCGGTGCACGCCCCGCTCGACGTGGCCTCCCTGACAACTGCCGTGGCCGAACTCGGACTCGGCCGTCCGGCCCACGTGCGCAGTCGCGCCACCGACCGTTCGGAGTACCTGCGGCGGCCGGATCTGGGCAGACTGCCGGAAACCGATCTCGCGCAGGCGCTTTCGCCGGACGGAGCCGATATCGCCGTAGTCCTGGCGGACGGCCTGTCGGCCCGCGCTGTCCACGAGCACGGACCGGCGGTCCTCGCCGCGCTGAAAGACGAACTGGCGCAGCGGTATCGGCTGTCGCCACCGGTCATCGCCACCCAGGCCCGGGTCGCGCTCGGCGATCACATCGGGCAGGCCCTGCGGGCGGACACCGTCCTGGTGCTCATCGGCGAGCGGCCCGGACTGTCGGTGGCAGACAGCCTCGGCGTCTACCTCACCCACCGGCCGCGGCCCGGACGCGCGGACTCCCAACGCAATTGCGTCTCCAACATTCATCCACCGGAGGGGCTGGGCTACGCGGCGGCCGCGCAGGTAGTCGCCGGACTGGTGGCGGGTGCGCGGCGGCTGGGCGGGTCCGGAGTGCGACTCAAGGACACCTCCGCCCGCGCCGAGGTGGACGGCACGGCGGGGCGGATCATCGATTCTTGA
- a CDS encoding MHYT domain-containing protein, with protein sequence MLEVNHFTYGWLTPALAYLMSVTGSLLALRCMVRARSSSRPDGWIVTAAIALGGTGIWVMHFIAMLGFSVRNATIRYNIPITLVSAAIAMGVVWVGLSLVLRRQGGGYALLTGGTVTGLGVGAMHYAGMYAMKTDVAVHYDPWIVLLSLLIAVVAATAALWFALHVRGLAATVGAALIMGLAVCGMHYTGMFAMQAQMAGHLHAPGGAQAHQLLTPLIVGVSMVTLLLLLQVGITDVDEPDLTRIRGQHASRYWPSRAQTLDAPPDEYRGPRHRW encoded by the coding sequence ATGCTGGAAGTCAATCACTTCACGTACGGGTGGCTGACGCCCGCACTGGCCTATCTGATGTCCGTCACCGGCTCGTTGCTGGCACTGCGCTGCATGGTCCGCGCCCGCTCCAGCAGCCGGCCCGACGGCTGGATCGTCACGGCGGCCATCGCGCTCGGCGGGACCGGCATCTGGGTCATGCATTTCATTGCGATGCTGGGCTTTTCGGTGCGCAACGCGACGATCCGGTACAACATCCCGATCACCTTGGTGAGCGCGGCGATCGCGATGGGCGTGGTGTGGGTGGGCCTGTCCCTCGTGCTGCGGCGGCAGGGCGGCGGCTACGCGCTGCTGACCGGCGGCACCGTCACCGGACTCGGCGTCGGCGCCATGCACTACGCCGGGATGTACGCCATGAAGACCGACGTCGCGGTGCACTACGACCCGTGGATCGTGCTGCTGTCGCTGCTCATCGCCGTGGTCGCGGCGACGGCGGCACTGTGGTTCGCGTTGCATGTGCGCGGTCTCGCCGCCACCGTCGGCGCGGCGCTGATCATGGGACTGGCGGTGTGCGGCATGCACTACACCGGCATGTTCGCCATGCAGGCGCAGATGGCCGGGCACTTGCACGCACCGGGCGGCGCGCAGGCGCATCAGCTGCTGACCCCGCTGATCGTCGGCGTCAGCATGGTCACGCTGCTGCTGTTGCTGCAGGTGGGCATCACCGATGTCGACGAACCCGACCTCACCCGCATCCGCGGACAGCACGCCAGCCGCTATTGGCCGAGCCGCGCGCAGACCCTCGACGCGCCGCCGGACGAATACCGGGGGCCGCGGCATCGATGGTGA
- a CDS encoding Na+/H+ antiporter, which translates to MDQLVLVFVLAFATILAQPLGRRTGLAPAVLMTVFGLVLALIPAVPNIDINPELILPLVLPPLLYASARRTSWQQFAANAGPILLRAVGLVVATAVAVAAVFHAWYPGVPLATAVALGAVVAPPDPVAASAVADRLGLPRRLVAVLEGEGLFNDVTAVVLYNVAVQAVVTGHFSAWHTAFDFLLSAVVAIAVGLALGWAGSRLMRKLSEAAWQVALGLLLPFAAYGLAEAWHGSAVLAVLVCALYLTDAASDFSDSAYRIVGDSFWDVIDLLVTGVAFGLIGLELTTILAATGPDWQRLLGGAAAVIAVVVLLRLVWLLITTEVFQRWSRRRDTDEPHTWRESVVTWWAGMRGVVTVALAVALPLTTEAGADFPGRAEVLFIAFTVVLFTLLVQGPTLPAVVRATHVQADTEQERMLERRLWTRILRAELARLEEIADSEDLPDEVYQRMREGFERRLVRADPEAAEAADDSKSIDRSLRFTGKMRAISNEVLEAGRTEALAARREPGIPPDLVDRMMHRLDLRPMSPM; encoded by the coding sequence ATGGATCAGTTGGTATTGGTATTCGTGCTGGCGTTCGCGACCATCCTCGCGCAGCCGCTGGGCCGCCGGACCGGACTCGCACCGGCCGTGCTGATGACCGTGTTCGGGCTCGTACTCGCGCTGATTCCGGCCGTGCCGAATATCGATATCAACCCCGAACTGATCCTCCCCCTGGTGTTGCCGCCGCTGCTCTACGCCTCCGCGCGGCGGACCTCGTGGCAGCAGTTCGCGGCCAATGCCGGGCCGATCCTGCTGCGCGCTGTCGGGTTGGTCGTGGCGACGGCCGTGGCGGTGGCGGCCGTGTTCCACGCCTGGTATCCGGGCGTGCCGCTGGCTACCGCGGTGGCGCTGGGCGCGGTGGTGGCGCCGCCGGACCCGGTGGCGGCCAGCGCGGTCGCCGATCGGCTGGGACTGCCGCGCCGATTGGTCGCGGTGCTGGAGGGTGAGGGTCTGTTCAACGACGTCACGGCGGTGGTGCTCTACAACGTGGCGGTGCAGGCGGTGGTCACCGGGCACTTCTCGGCGTGGCACACCGCGTTCGACTTCCTGCTGTCGGCGGTGGTGGCGATCGCGGTCGGGCTCGCGCTGGGCTGGGCCGGAAGCCGGCTGATGCGCAAACTGAGCGAGGCCGCCTGGCAGGTCGCGCTCGGCCTGTTGCTGCCGTTCGCCGCGTACGGGCTGGCGGAGGCGTGGCACGGGTCGGCGGTGCTGGCGGTGCTGGTGTGCGCGCTGTACCTCACCGACGCGGCCTCGGATTTCAGCGACAGCGCCTACCGCATCGTCGGCGACTCGTTCTGGGACGTGATCGACCTGCTGGTGACCGGCGTCGCGTTCGGCCTGATCGGCCTGGAACTCACCACCATCCTGGCCGCGACCGGACCGGATTGGCAGCGGCTGCTGGGCGGTGCGGCCGCGGTGATCGCGGTGGTGGTGCTGCTGCGCCTGGTCTGGCTGCTGATCACCACCGAGGTGTTCCAGCGCTGGTCGCGTCGGCGCGACACCGACGAGCCGCACACCTGGCGGGAATCGGTCGTGACGTGGTGGGCGGGCATGCGCGGGGTGGTCACGGTCGCGCTGGCGGTGGCGCTGCCGCTGACGACCGAGGCGGGGGCGGACTTCCCGGGCCGGGCCGAGGTGTTGTTCATCGCGTTCACCGTGGTGCTGTTCACGCTGCTGGTGCAGGGGCCGACGCTGCCCGCAGTGGTGCGCGCGACCCACGTGCAGGCCGACACCGAGCAGGAGCGAATGCTGGAGCGCCGCTTGTGGACTCGCATTCTGCGCGCCGAGCTGGCCCGGCTCGAGGAGATCGCTGACAGCGAGGATCTGCCCGACGAGGTCTACCAGCGCATGCGCGAGGGTTTCGAGCGACGCCTGGTGCGGGCGGATCCGGAGGCCGCCGAGGCCGCCGACGACAGCAAGTCGATCGACCGGAGCCTGCGCTTCACCGGCAAGATGCGGGCCATCAGCAACGAGGTGCTCGAGGCGGGCCGCACCGAGGCGCTGGCCGCCCGTCGCGAGCCCGGTATTCCGCCCGACCTGGTCGACCGGATGATGCACCGGCTCGATCTGCGGCCGATGTCGCCGATGTAG
- a CDS encoding RNA polymerase sigma factor codes for MVATNTRETAESAEAADSIDSTAARPVKKAAAKKAPAKKTAAKKAPAKKAGAKAAAKKAPAKKAAAKKGAPGAETETDEAIDDESIELDDLDNLEVSDDDLTDETEIAEEVTVADDEEAEAEEPSEKDKASGDFVWDEEESEALRQARKDAELTASADSVRAYLKQIGKVALLNAEEEVELAKRIEAGLYATEKLREFADKGEKLPVQGRRDLQWIMRDGNRAKNHLLEANLRLVVSLAKRYTGRGMAFLDLIQEGNLGLIRAVEKFDYTKGYKFSTYATWWIRQAITRAMADQARTIRIPVHMVEVINKLGRIQRELLQDLGREPTPEELAKEMDITPEKVLEIQQYAREPISLDQTIGDEGDSQLGDFIEDSEAVVAVDAVSFTLLQDQLQSVLETLSEREAGVVRLRFGLTDGQPRTLDEIGQVYGVTRERIRQIESKTMSKLRHPSRSQVLRDYLD; via the coding sequence GTGGTAGCCACGAATACCCGAGAGACCGCCGAATCGGCCGAAGCCGCCGACTCCATCGACAGCACCGCAGCACGGCCGGTCAAGAAGGCTGCCGCCAAGAAGGCCCCCGCCAAGAAGACCGCCGCGAAGAAGGCGCCCGCCAAGAAGGCCGGGGCCAAGGCGGCGGCCAAGAAGGCGCCGGCCAAGAAGGCCGCGGCGAAGAAGGGCGCGCCCGGCGCCGAGACCGAGACCGACGAGGCCATCGACGACGAGTCGATCGAACTCGACGATCTGGACAACCTGGAAGTCTCCGACGACGACCTGACCGACGAGACCGAGATCGCCGAAGAGGTCACCGTCGCCGACGACGAGGAGGCCGAGGCCGAGGAGCCGTCGGAGAAGGACAAGGCCTCCGGCGATTTCGTCTGGGACGAGGAGGAGTCCGAGGCGCTGCGGCAGGCCCGCAAGGACGCCGAACTCACCGCCTCCGCCGACTCGGTGCGCGCCTACCTCAAGCAGATCGGCAAGGTCGCGCTGCTCAACGCCGAGGAGGAGGTCGAGCTCGCCAAGCGCATCGAGGCCGGGCTCTACGCCACCGAGAAGCTGCGCGAGTTCGCCGACAAGGGCGAGAAGCTGCCCGTGCAGGGCCGCCGCGATCTGCAGTGGATCATGCGCGACGGCAACCGCGCCAAGAACCATCTGCTGGAGGCCAACCTCCGTCTGGTGGTTTCGCTGGCCAAGCGCTACACCGGCCGCGGCATGGCGTTCCTGGACCTGATCCAGGAGGGCAACCTGGGCCTGATCCGCGCGGTCGAGAAGTTCGATTACACCAAGGGCTACAAGTTCTCCACGTACGCCACCTGGTGGATCCGGCAGGCCATCACCCGCGCCATGGCCGACCAGGCCCGCACCATCCGCATCCCGGTGCACATGGTCGAGGTCATCAACAAGCTGGGCCGTATCCAGCGCGAGCTGCTGCAGGACCTGGGCCGCGAGCCCACGCCCGAGGAGCTCGCCAAGGAAATGGACATCACCCCGGAGAAGGTCCTCGAGATCCAGCAGTACGCGCGCGAGCCCATCTCGCTGGATCAGACCATCGGTGACGAGGGCGATTCCCAGCTGGGCGATTTCATCGAGGATTCCGAGGCGGTCGTCGCGGTCGACGCGGTGAGCTTCACCCTGCTGCAGGATCAGCTGCAGTCGGTGCTGGAGACGCTGTCCGAGCGCGAGGCCGGCGTGGTCCGGCTGCGCTTCGGCCTCACCGACGGCCAGCCCCGCACACTCGACGAGATCGGCCAGGTGTACGGCGTCACCCGCGAGCGCATCCGCCAGATCGAGTCGAAGACCATGAGCAAGCTCCGCCACCCCAGCCGCTCCCAGGTCCTGCGGGACTACCTGGACTAG
- the ppgK gene encoding polyphosphate--glucose phosphotransferase, producing the protein MSARGQAFGIDIGGSGVKGAVVDLATGELAHERIKIATPQPSTPNAVAETVAKLVAQADWDGPVGLTLPSVVVNGVARTAANIDKAWIDTDARLLFSAALGGREVVVLNDADAAGMAEDRYGAARQIDGLVMLLTFGTGIGSALLYHGTLVPNTEFGHILVDGKEAEHRAASSVKERKKLSFKEWSAQVTKVLVTLENLLWPDVFVAGGGISRDAEHWIPLLGNRTPVVAAHLRNTAGIVGAAMAVDAGIAP; encoded by the coding sequence ATGTCCGCTCGGGGGCAAGCATTCGGTATCGACATCGGGGGTAGCGGGGTGAAGGGCGCGGTGGTGGATCTCGCCACCGGCGAACTCGCGCACGAGCGCATCAAGATCGCCACGCCGCAGCCGTCCACCCCGAACGCCGTCGCCGAAACCGTCGCGAAACTGGTGGCCCAGGCGGACTGGGACGGTCCGGTCGGTCTCACGCTGCCCAGCGTGGTGGTCAACGGTGTCGCCCGCACCGCCGCCAATATCGATAAGGCCTGGATCGACACCGACGCCCGGCTGCTGTTCTCCGCGGCGCTCGGCGGCCGCGAGGTGGTCGTGCTCAACGACGCCGACGCCGCCGGCATGGCCGAGGACCGCTACGGCGCGGCGCGGCAGATCGACGGGCTGGTCATGCTGCTGACCTTCGGCACCGGCATCGGGTCGGCGCTGCTGTACCACGGCACGCTGGTGCCGAATACCGAATTCGGCCACATCCTGGTCGACGGCAAGGAAGCCGAGCACCGCGCCGCTTCGTCGGTGAAGGAACGAAAGAAGCTGTCGTTCAAGGAGTGGTCGGCTCAGGTGACCAAGGTGCTGGTCACCCTCGAGAACCTGCTGTGGCCGGACGTCTTCGTGGCCGGTGGCGGCATCAGCCGCGACGCCGAGCACTGGATCCCGTTGCTGGGCAACCGGACTCCGGTGGTGGCGGCGCATCTGCGCAACACGGCCGGGATCGTGGGCGCCGCGATGGCCGTCGACGCCGGGATCGCACCGTGA